A stretch of Alligator mississippiensis isolate rAllMis1 chromosome 14, rAllMis1, whole genome shotgun sequence DNA encodes these proteins:
- the TRAF4 gene encoding TNF receptor-associated factor 4, which yields MPGFDYSFLEKPKRRLLCPLCAKAMREPVQVSTCGHRFCDTCLQEFLSEGVFKCPEDQLPLDYAKIYPDPELESQVLSLTIRCIHSEEGCRWSGQVKHLQAHLNTCGFNVIPCPNRCGLKLQRRDLPAHLQHDCSKRRLRCEFCGSDFTGEAYETHQGACPQESVYCENKCGARMMRCLLPQHALAECPKRTQPCAYCSKEFVFDTIQSHQYQCPRYPVPCPNQCGAGSVAREDLPGHLKENCSTALVLCPFKEAGCKHRCPKVAMSRHVDESTKAHLGLVSALVSRQRQELQELRREVEELALGCDGTLVWKIPDYARRLQEAKARSNHEAFSPPFYTHRYGYKLQVSAFLNGNGSGEGSHLSVYIRVLPGTYDNLLEWPFSHRVTFSLLDQSDPSLSKPQHVTETFRPDPNWKNFQKPGASRSSVDESTLGFGYPKFISHEDIKKRNYVRDNAIFIRASVEIPQKILA from the exons CGAAGGCGTGTTCAAGTGCCCCGAGGACCAGCTGCCCCTCGACTATGCCAAG ATCTACCCGGACCCCGAGCTGGAGTCGCAGGTGCTGAGCCTCACCATCCGCTGCATCCACAGCGAGGAGGGTTGCCGCTGGAGCGGGCAGGTCAAGCACCTCCAG GCCCATCTCAACACCTGCGGCTTCAACGTGATCCCCTGCCCCAACCGCTGCGGCCTGAAGCTGCAGCGCCGCGACCTGCCGGCCCACCTGCAGCACGACTGCTCCAAGCGCCGGCTGCGCTGCGAGTTCTGCGGCAGCGACTTCACCGGCGAGGCCTACGAG ACCCACCAAGGCGCCTGCCCGCAGGAGAGCGTGTACTGCGAGAACAAGTGCGGCGCCCGTATGATGCggtgcctgctgccccagcatgcgCTGGCCGAGTGCCCCAAGCGCACCCAGCCCTGCGCCTACTGCTCCAAGGAGTTCGTCTTCGACACCATCCAG AGCCACCAGTACCAGTGTCCGCGCtaccccgtgccctgccccaaccAGTGCGGCGCGGGCAGCGTGGCCAGGGAGGACCTGCCCGGGCACCTGAAGGAGAACTGCAGCACGGCGCTGGTGCTGTGCCCCTTCAAGGAGGCCGGCTGCAAACACCGC TGCCCCAAGGTGGCCATGAGCCGGCACGTGGACGAGAGCACCAAGGcgcacctggggctggtgtcgGCGCTGGTGAGCCGGCAGcgccaggagctgcaggagctgcggCGGGAGGTGGAGGAGCTGGCGCTGGGCTGCGACGGGACGCTGGTGTGGAAGATCCCAGACTACGCGCGGCGGCTGCAGGAGGCCAAGGCGCGCAGCAACCACGAGGCCTTCAGCCCCCCCTTCTACACGCACCGCTACGGCTACAAGCTGCAGGTCTCGGCCTTCCTCAACGGCAACGGCAGCGGGGAGGGCAGCCACCTGTCCGTCTACATCCGCGTGCTGCCCGGCACCTACGACAACCTGCTCGAGTGGCCCTTCTCGCACCGCGTCACCTTCTCGCTGCTGGACCAGAGCGACCCCTCGCTCTCCAAGCCGCAGCACGTCACCGAGACCTTCCGCCCCGACCCCAACTGGAAGAACTTCCAGAAGCCGGGGGCCTCGCGCAGCTCCGTGGACGAGAGCACCCTGGGCTTCGGCTACCCCAAGTTCATCTCCCACGAGGACATCAAGAAGCGCAACTACGTGCGGGACAACGCCATCTTCATCAGGGCCTCGGTGGAGATCCCCCAGAAGATCCTGGCCTGA